One region of Trichosurus vulpecula isolate mTriVul1 chromosome 1, mTriVul1.pri, whole genome shotgun sequence genomic DNA includes:
- the CTSV gene encoding LOW QUALITY PROTEIN: cathepsin L2 (The sequence of the model RefSeq protein was modified relative to this genomic sequence to represent the inferred CDS: inserted 1 base in 1 codon; substituted 2 bases at 2 genomic stop codons), producing the protein YPESLDWRDKGYVTPVKDEYGCGSCWAFXAVGSLEGQXFHKTGKLISLCEQNLVDCSWGQGNYGCNGGFIDSAFEYVKKNGGIDTEESYPYVGKDGKRLYQPETTIANVIGCVDLPSGQESTLTKTVATVGPISVAIDATHFSFMFYESGVSXEPECNSQNPDHGVLAVGYGADEETEEKYRIVKNSHGEDWGESGYIFMPRDQNNYCRIATQASYPEV; encoded by the exons tatcctgaatCTTTAGACTGGAGAGATAAAGGCTATGTAACTCCTGTTAAGGATGAG TATGGGTGTGGTTCTTGCTGGGCAT GTGCCGTTGGTTCCCTGGAAGGCCAGTAGTTCCATAAGACAGGCaaacttatttcactttgtgaaCAGAATTTGGTTGACTGCTCTTGGGGTCAGGGCAACTATGGTTGTAATGGTGGCTTCATCGATAGTGCCTTTGAATATGTGAAGAAAAATGGAGGCATTGATACAGAGGAATCCTATCCTTATGTTGGAAAG gatGGCAAACGTCTGTACCAGCCAGAAACCACCATTGCTAATGTCATTGGATGTGTGGATCTCCCATCAGGGCAGGAAAGCACTCTCACAAAGACCGTGGCGACCGTAGGGCCCATCTCTGTTGCTATTGATGCAACACATTTTTCCTTCATGTTCTACGAGTCTG GTGTTTCTTAAGAACCTGAATGCAATAGTCAAAATCCAGATCATGGAGTGCTGGCTGTGGGCTATGGTGCTGATGAAGAGACTGAAGAGAAATACAGAATTGTAAAGAACAG CCATGGTGAGGATTGGGGTGAAAGTGGGTACATTTTTATGCCCAGGGACCAGAATAACTACTGTAGAATAGCAACACAAGCCAGCTATCCTGAAGTATGA